One Triticum dicoccoides isolate Atlit2015 ecotype Zavitan chromosome 5B, WEW_v2.0, whole genome shotgun sequence genomic window carries:
- the LOC119312280 gene encoding uncharacterized protein LOC119312280: MELFAHAKAVRLKSRHDKFLYADEDELHVTQDRNGSSPSARWTVEPVPHAPGAVRLRSRYGRYLAASTEPFLLGMTGRKVLQAAAAPGGRPDASVEWEPVRDGFQVRLKSRAGGVRGGGDKYLRANGGVPPWRNSVTHDVPHRTATQDWVLWDVEIVQVLTPGPATPAPEKAASAPPAALAPDSPPAPKLRPAPTPYEAHHRPTKSQTSPSPPPPDYAPPPPPKAKPEPRLSKLESSDSFSAPLHKVEGRAIHYHIADDKGDVDDDIERRSFTFNGSNLEELTQKLQEETGIDDLIVCTRSPISGKLTPLLLQLPPNNAAMHIVLVRESSKVAKTFPWPYGS, from the exons ATGGAGCTGTTCGCGCACGCCAAGGCGGTGCGGCTGAAGAGCCGGCACGACAAGTTCCTGTACGCGGACGAGGACGAGCTGCACGTCACGCAGGACCGCAACGGCTCCTCCCCGAGCGCGCGCTGGACGGTGGAGCCCGTGCCGCACGCGCCCGGCGCGGTGCGCCTCCGCAGCAGGTACGGCCGCTACCTGGCCGCCTCCACCGAGCCGTTCCTTCTGGGCATGACCGGCCGCAAGGTGCTGCAGGCGGCGGCAGCGCCCGGGGGCCGCCCCGACGCGTCCGTCGAGTGGGAGCCCGTCCGCGACGGCTTCCAGGTGCGCCTCAAGTCCCGCGCCGGCGGCGTCCGCGGGGGCGGGGACAAGTACCTCCGCGCCAACGGGGGCGTCCCGCCCTGGCGCAACTCCGTCACCCACGACGTGCCGCACCGCACCGCCACGCAGGACTGGGTGCTCTGGGACGTGGAGATCGTGCAGGTGCTCACCCCCGGCCCGGCCACGCCGGCGCCGGAGAAGGCCGCGTCGGCGCCCCCCGCCGCCCTCGCGCCCGACTCGCCGCCCGCGCCCAAGCTCAGGCCCGCCCCCACCCCCTACGAGGCGCACCACCGGCCCACCAAGTCCCAGACGTCCCCGTCCCCTCCGCCGCCGGACtacgcgccgcccccgccgcccaagGCCAAGCCGGAGCCCAGGCTGTCCAAGCTCGAG TCTTCCGATTCTTTCTCTGCCCCGTTGCACAAGGTGGAGGGCCGTGCGATCCACTACCACATTGCAGACGATAAGGGCGACGTGGACGATGATATCGAGAGACGCTCATTCACGTTTAATGGCTCTAACCTGGAGGAGCTCACCCAGAAGTTACAAGAGGAAACAGGCATCGATGATCTCATCGTCTGCACGCGCAGCCCTATCAGCGGGAAGCTCACTCCTCTCCTTCTGCAGCTGCCTCCGAACAATGCTGCAATGCATATTGTGCTCGTCCGTGAGTCCTCAAAAG TGGCAAAGACATTTCCATGGCCATACGGCTCATAA